Proteins from a genomic interval of Pseudomonas anuradhapurensis:
- a CDS encoding START domain-containing protein, producing MNRCLLLAALLLWSRAPAADDWNLAYDREGIRVYLSGVAGSPYQQFRGVSTMKASLRTLTDLQENLRVACKWLYACAQMRLLEVNGADTWVYLTTNLPWPTMPRDIVLKVTTERLDDGTLVRHLSAEPGRLPEAPGLIRVQHLSGEWIMRPLGKRETEVIYQLQADPAGDVPAWLANRFVVDAPVVTLRTLRAVAERQP from the coding sequence ATGAACCGCTGCCTGCTGCTTGCCGCCCTGCTGCTCTGGTCCCGCGCCCCGGCCGCCGATGACTGGAACCTGGCCTATGATCGCGAAGGCATTCGCGTGTACCTGAGTGGTGTCGCCGGTTCGCCGTACCAGCAATTTCGCGGTGTCAGCACCATGAAAGCCAGCCTGCGCACGCTCACCGACCTGCAGGAGAACCTGCGGGTCGCCTGCAAATGGCTGTATGCCTGTGCCCAGATGCGCCTGCTGGAGGTAAACGGTGCCGATACCTGGGTCTACCTGACCACTAACCTGCCGTGGCCGACGATGCCACGGGACATCGTGCTGAAGGTGACCACCGAGCGGCTCGACGATGGCACCCTGGTACGACACCTGAGCGCCGAGCCGGGCCGCTTGCCGGAAGCGCCCGGGCTGATCCGCGTGCAGCACCTGTCCGGCGAATGGATCATGAGACCGCTCGGCAAGCGGGAAACCGAGGTGATCTACCAGCTGCAAGCCGACCCTGCAGGGGATGTGCCGGCTTGGCTGGCCAATCGGTTCGTGGTCGATGCGCCGGTGGTCACCCTCAGAACCCTGAGGGCCGTAGCCGAGCGTCAGCCTTGA
- a CDS encoding LysR substrate-binding domain-containing protein translates to MSTGVKSNRALFDLDLLRAIVVVADCGSFTTAAARLHSTQSTISQKVRRLEDMVGHRLLVRGNRDVLPTDAGQTLLGYARHMLALNDQMLEALAGAMVGVTVRLGVPEDFVGGRTTNALSAFSRRNPQVKLEVTSGLCRDLSQAYDNGELDLVLLKQRRNAREGVACWPERLQWIDSARTPAFELDPIPLVTFPPRGLYRDDMINAIEGIGRRWRISFTSSSLSGIQAAVADGMGISLLPPRAATGEHRVLGAGQGLPEVDSYEIVIVHRPTADVMVKALAEVMTQLLAGGGI, encoded by the coding sequence ATGTCTACTGGCGTGAAATCGAATAGGGCCCTGTTCGACCTCGACCTGCTGCGTGCAATCGTGGTGGTGGCCGATTGTGGCAGTTTCACCACGGCTGCGGCCCGCCTGCACTCGACCCAATCGACCATCAGCCAGAAAGTGCGGCGCCTTGAGGACATGGTCGGGCATCGCCTGCTGGTGCGTGGCAATCGTGATGTGTTGCCGACCGACGCCGGGCAGACCTTGCTCGGCTATGCCCGGCACATGCTGGCCCTGAACGACCAGATGCTCGAAGCCCTGGCCGGGGCGATGGTCGGGGTGACCGTACGCCTGGGGGTGCCCGAGGACTTCGTCGGCGGGCGCACCACCAATGCGCTGTCGGCATTCAGCAGGCGCAACCCGCAGGTAAAGCTGGAAGTGACCAGCGGCCTGTGCCGCGACCTCAGCCAGGCCTACGACAACGGTGAACTCGACCTGGTGCTGCTCAAGCAGCGGCGCAACGCCCGCGAGGGCGTGGCTTGCTGGCCGGAGCGCCTGCAATGGATCGACAGCGCGCGCACGCCGGCCTTCGAGCTGGACCCGATCCCGCTGGTGACCTTCCCGCCACGGGGCCTGTACCGCGACGATATGATCAACGCCATCGAGGGCATCGGCCGCCGCTGGCGCATCAGCTTCACCAGCTCGAGCCTCAGTGGTATCCAGGCTGCGGTGGCCGACGGCATGGGCATCAGCCTGCTGCCACCGCGGGCGGCGACCGGCGAGCACCGGGTGCTGGGGGCAGGCCAGGGACTGCCGGAGGTCGACAGCTACGAAATCGTCATCGTCCACCGGCCGACCGCGGATGTCATGGTCAAGGCCCTGGCCGAAGTGATGACGCAATTGTTGGCGGGTGGCGGCATCTGA
- the ggt gene encoding gamma-glutamyltransferase has product MTFFTPLTGALWLLVASGWACADTVLPAPPELASGYRTGLQPVHASRHMVAAANPLASEAGRAMLRAGGSAIDAAIAMQMVLTLVEPQSSGIGGGAFILYWDGHRVQAYDGREAAPAAVSENLFLQADGSPMPFRAAQIGGRSVGVPGVLRALQLAHAQHGKLPWRELFTPAIRLARNGFPVSERLHALVASDPFIAQSAAMARYFLDEHGKPLAVGTTLRNPELADTFEQIAAHGAEAFYTGAIAEAMVARVRSHANRGYLSLQDLQQYQAKVREPVCGPYKAWRICGMPPPSSGGVAVLQTLGILEALQRASPSRDLAAMRPLPSSSAAGLEAPPLAVHLVAEAERLAYADRAQYLADSDYVPVPVKALTDPAYLAARAAQVGEYSMKRARPGQPQGADLAMAPDRSPLRISTSHLSAVDDHGQALAMTTSVEAAFGAHLMVKGFLLNNHLTDFSFIAQEQGKPVANRVQPGKRPLSSMAPTLVFSRASGELVASLGSPGGSQIIGYVNKALIGLLDWQLDPQQAASLPNFGSRNADTEVEAGLASPALIRQLATWGHAVTPMTMTSGMQIIQRSGEGWSGGADPRREGVALGD; this is encoded by the coding sequence ATGACATTCTTCACGCCCCTGACGGGCGCCCTGTGGCTGCTGGTTGCCAGTGGTTGGGCCTGTGCCGACACGGTGTTGCCCGCACCACCGGAACTGGCCTCTGGCTACCGAACGGGCCTGCAGCCGGTGCACGCCAGCCGGCACATGGTCGCAGCCGCCAACCCGCTGGCCAGCGAGGCGGGGCGAGCAATGCTGCGTGCCGGTGGTAGCGCCATCGACGCGGCCATCGCCATGCAGATGGTGCTGACCCTGGTCGAGCCGCAATCCAGTGGCATTGGTGGCGGGGCGTTCATCTTGTACTGGGACGGCCACCGCGTGCAGGCCTACGATGGCCGCGAGGCCGCCCCGGCGGCGGTGTCGGAAAATCTGTTCCTGCAAGCCGACGGCTCACCGATGCCTTTCAGGGCTGCGCAGATCGGCGGGCGTTCGGTGGGGGTGCCAGGGGTCCTGCGGGCGTTGCAACTGGCCCATGCGCAACACGGCAAGCTGCCCTGGCGTGAGTTGTTCACCCCGGCGATCAGGTTGGCGCGCAACGGTTTCCCGGTTTCCGAACGCCTTCATGCCCTGGTGGCGAGCGACCCGTTCATTGCTCAGTCAGCGGCCATGGCCCGCTATTTCCTGGATGAGCATGGCAAGCCGCTGGCGGTCGGCACGACCTTGCGCAACCCCGAACTGGCGGACACCTTCGAGCAGATTGCCGCGCATGGCGCCGAGGCGTTCTACACCGGCGCAATCGCCGAAGCCATGGTGGCCAGGGTGCGCAGCCATGCCAACCGCGGCTACCTGTCGTTGCAGGACCTGCAGCAGTACCAGGCCAAGGTGCGCGAGCCGGTCTGCGGCCCCTACAAGGCCTGGCGCATCTGCGGCATGCCGCCGCCTTCGTCGGGTGGGGTAGCGGTGCTGCAGACCCTGGGCATTCTCGAAGCGCTGCAGCGGGCTTCGCCGTCACGCGACCTTGCCGCCATGCGGCCGTTGCCCAGCTCATCCGCAGCCGGGCTGGAGGCGCCGCCGTTGGCCGTGCACCTGGTTGCCGAGGCCGAGCGCCTGGCCTATGCCGACCGTGCCCAGTACCTGGCCGACAGCGATTATGTGCCGGTCCCGGTCAAGGCGTTGACCGACCCCGCCTACCTGGCCGCCCGCGCCGCACAGGTCGGCGAATACAGCATGAAGCGCGCCCGCCCTGGCCAGCCGCAGGGCGCCGACCTGGCCATGGCCCCCGACCGCTCGCCACTGCGCATTTCCACCTCGCACCTCAGCGCGGTGGATGACCACGGCCAGGCGCTGGCCATGACCACTTCCGTGGAAGCGGCATTCGGTGCGCACCTGATGGTCAAGGGCTTTCTGCTCAACAATCACCTGACCGACTTCTCGTTCATTGCACAGGAGCAGGGCAAGCCTGTGGCCAATCGGGTACAGCCGGGCAAGCGGCCGCTGTCGTCCATGGCGCCGACCCTGGTGTTCTCGCGGGCCTCCGGCGAACTGGTGGCCAGCCTCGGCTCGCCCGGCGGCTCGCAGATCATCGGTTACGTCAACAAGGCGCTGATCGGCCTGCTGGATTGGCAGCTTGATCCGCAGCAGGCCGCTAGCCTGCCAAACTTCGGCAGCCGCAATGCCGACACCGAAGTGGAGGCGGGGCTGGCCAGCCCGGCGCTGATCCGCCAGTTGGCAACCTGGGGCCATGCGGTAACGCCGATGACCATGACCAGTGGCATGCAGATCATCCAGCGCAGCGGCGAGGGCTGGTCGGGCGGTGCCGATCCACGGCGTGAGGGCGTGGCACTGGGTGACTAG
- the pobA gene encoding 4-hydroxybenzoate 3-monooxygenase translates to MKTQVAIIGAGPSGLLLGQLLHKAGIDTVIVEHQTPEYVLGRIRAGVLEQSTVDLLREAGVAERMDREGLVHEGVELLVGGRRQRLDLKALTGGKTVMVYGQTEVTRDLMQARQASGAPIIYSAANVQPHELQGERPYLTYEKDGQVHRVNCDYIAGCDGFHGVSRQSIPDGVLKQYERVYPFGWLGLLADTPPVNHELIYAHHVRGFVLCSQRSQTRSRYYLQVPLGEQVEAWSDERFWNELKARLPEDVAARLVTGPALEKSIAPLRSLVVEPMQYGRLFLVGDAAHIVPPTGAKGLNLAASDVNYLYRILLKVYREGRTDLLQQYSPLALRRVWKGERFSWFMTQLLHDFGSHKDAWDQKMQEADREYFLSSPAGLMNIAENYVGLPFEEVA, encoded by the coding sequence ATGAAAACTCAGGTCGCAATTATTGGTGCAGGTCCGTCTGGCCTGCTGCTGGGCCAACTGCTGCACAAGGCCGGTATCGATACCGTCATCGTCGAACACCAGACGCCCGAATACGTGCTTGGCCGCATCCGTGCCGGGGTGCTGGAGCAAAGCACGGTCGACCTGCTGCGTGAAGCCGGTGTGGCCGAGCGCATGGACCGCGAAGGCCTGGTCCATGAAGGCGTCGAGCTGCTGGTCGGTGGGCGCCGCCAGCGCCTGGACCTCAAGGCCCTGACCGGCGGCAAGACGGTGATGGTGTACGGCCAGACCGAAGTCACCCGAGACCTGATGCAGGCACGCCAGGCCAGTGGCGCGCCGATCATCTACTCGGCGGCCAACGTCCAGCCGCATGAACTCCAGGGAGAGCGGCCGTACCTGACGTACGAGAAGGATGGCCAGGTGCACCGCGTGAACTGCGACTACATCGCTGGCTGTGACGGTTTCCACGGCGTCTCGCGGCAAAGCATCCCTGACGGTGTGCTGAAGCAGTACGAGCGGGTCTACCCGTTTGGCTGGCTGGGCCTGCTGGCCGATACCCCGCCGGTCAATCACGAGCTGATCTACGCGCACCACGTGCGCGGTTTCGTCCTGTGCAGCCAGCGCTCGCAGACCCGCAGCCGCTATTACCTGCAAGTGCCGCTGGGCGAGCAGGTGGAAGCCTGGTCCGACGAGCGCTTCTGGAATGAGCTCAAAGCGCGCCTGCCCGAAGACGTGGCGGCGCGCCTGGTGACTGGTCCGGCCCTGGAGAAGAGCATCGCGCCGCTGCGCAGCCTGGTGGTCGAGCCGATGCAGTACGGTCGTCTGTTCCTGGTCGGCGACGCCGCGCACATCGTCCCGCCGACCGGGGCCAAGGGCCTGAACCTGGCGGCCTCGGACGTCAACTACCTGTACCGCATCCTGCTCAAGGTGTATCGCGAGGGGCGTACCGACTTGCTGCAGCAATATTCGCCGCTGGCCCTGCGCCGCGTGTGGAAGGGCGAACGCTTCAGCTGGTTCATGACCCAGCTGCTGCATGATTTCGGCAGCCACAAGGACGCCTGGGACCAGAAGATGCAAGAGGCCGACCGCGAGTACTTCCTGAGTTCGCCGGCGGGGTTGATGAACATTGCCGAGAACTATGTGGGCCTGCCGTTCGAGGAAGTGGCCTGA
- a CDS encoding helix-turn-helix domain-containing protein: MKSTLPGVPLFKLYGENQAWPGTDLLHCESIPARSRLHHWEIKPHQHAELFQLLYVQRGRAEVEIEGVRNTIGEAAIQVVPPLTVHGFRFSADIQGYVLTFGTALVANLEQRLEAPLAVLAKAACYPLGQDRARLRSLIDTLQQEYQGNAPARAALLEALVTALMVWISRRQQSGQTPRNRDERDRHLLGQYLRLVEAHYREHLSVEDFAARLNIPSLQLNQLCRALSGQTALQVVHQRLLLEARRNLAYTRMSIGQLSDTLGFTDPTYFARWFKRLSGQTPNGYRRAVQLG; this comes from the coding sequence ATGAAATCCACCCTCCCCGGCGTCCCCTTGTTCAAGTTGTACGGTGAAAACCAGGCCTGGCCCGGCACCGACCTGCTGCACTGCGAGTCGATCCCGGCGCGTAGCCGTTTGCATCACTGGGAAATCAAACCGCACCAGCACGCGGAGCTGTTCCAGCTGCTGTACGTGCAGCGCGGCCGGGCCGAGGTGGAAATCGAGGGGGTACGCAATACCATCGGCGAAGCGGCGATCCAGGTGGTGCCACCGCTGACCGTGCATGGCTTTCGCTTCAGTGCCGACATTCAGGGTTATGTACTGACCTTCGGTACGGCGCTGGTGGCGAACCTGGAACAGCGCCTGGAGGCACCCCTGGCCGTGCTGGCGAAAGCGGCGTGTTACCCGCTGGGCCAGGACCGTGCGCGCCTGCGCAGCCTGATCGACACCCTGCAGCAGGAATACCAGGGCAACGCGCCGGCCCGCGCGGCGCTGCTCGAGGCCCTGGTAACAGCGCTGATGGTGTGGATCAGCCGTCGCCAGCAGTCGGGGCAGACGCCGCGCAACCGGGATGAGCGTGACCGGCACTTGCTGGGGCAGTATCTGCGTTTGGTCGAGGCGCACTATCGCGAGCACCTGTCGGTGGAGGACTTTGCCGCCCGGCTGAATATTCCCAGCCTGCAACTGAACCAGCTGTGCCGCGCACTGAGTGGGCAAACGGCACTGCAGGTGGTGCACCAGCGGTTGCTGCTGGAGGCGCGGCGCAATCTGGCCTACACACGGATGAGTATCGGGCAGTTGTCGGATACCCTGGGGTTCACCGACCCGACGTACTTTGCCCGCTGGTTCAAGCGCTTGAGTGGGCAGACACCCAATGGCTATCGGCGGGCGGTGCAGCTGGGCTGA
- a CDS encoding MerR family transcriptional regulator: MSTHTYSISDLSRELDITTRAIRFYEEQGLLSPERRGLERIYSARDKVSLKLILRGKRIGFSLAECRELIELYDPSSGNLKQLNSMLAKIAERRAQLEQQMLDIHQMQLELDTAQERCEQALAATLNNKDNR; encoded by the coding sequence ATGAGCACCCACACCTACAGCATTTCCGACCTGTCCCGCGAGCTGGACATCACCACCCGCGCCATCCGCTTCTATGAAGAACAGGGCCTGCTGAGCCCTGAACGCCGCGGCTTGGAACGTATCTATTCGGCGCGCGACAAGGTCAGCCTGAAGCTCATCCTGCGCGGCAAGCGCATCGGCTTTTCCCTGGCTGAATGCCGTGAGCTGATCGAGCTGTACGACCCGTCCAGCGGCAACCTCAAGCAGCTCAACAGCATGCTGGCGAAAATCGCCGAGCGCCGCGCCCAGCTGGAACAGCAGATGCTCGACATCCACCAGATGCAACTGGAACTGGATACCGCCCAGGAGCGCTGCGAGCAGGCCCTGGCCGCCACCCTGAACAACAAAGACAACCGCTGA
- a CDS encoding hydroxymethylglutaryl-CoA lyase, with translation MSLPKHVRLVEVGPRDGLQNEAQPISVADKVRLVDDLTEAGLAYIEVGSFVSPKWVPQMAGSAEVFAGIQQRPGVTYAALAPNLRGFEDALAAGVKEVAVFAAASEAFSQRNINCSISDSLKRFEPIMEAARHHGVRVRGYVSCVLGCPYEGKVDAGQVAPVARALYDMGCYEVSLGDTIGTGTAGDTRRLFDTVSAQVPRERLAGHFHDTYGQALANVYASLLEGISVFDSSVAGLGGCPYAKGATGNVASEDVVYLLQGLGIETGIDLQRLIAAGQRISAVLGRDNGSRVARACSAR, from the coding sequence ATGTCCTTGCCCAAACACGTTCGCCTGGTCGAAGTCGGCCCTCGCGACGGCCTGCAGAACGAAGCCCAGCCCATCAGCGTCGCCGACAAGGTACGCCTGGTGGATGACCTTACCGAGGCGGGCCTGGCCTACATCGAAGTGGGCAGTTTCGTCTCGCCCAAATGGGTGCCGCAGATGGCCGGTTCCGCAGAAGTGTTCGCCGGCATCCAGCAACGCCCGGGTGTCACCTATGCCGCGCTGGCGCCCAACCTGCGCGGTTTCGAAGATGCCCTGGCTGCCGGGGTAAAGGAAGTGGCGGTATTCGCCGCGGCTTCGGAAGCCTTCTCGCAGCGCAACATCAATTGCTCGATCAGCGACAGCCTCAAGCGCTTCGAGCCGATCATGGAAGCCGCCCGTCACCACGGCGTGCGTGTGCGGGGCTATGTTTCTTGCGTACTTGGCTGCCCCTATGAAGGCAAGGTCGATGCCGGCCAGGTCGCGCCGGTGGCTCGCGCCCTGTACGACATGGGCTGCTACGAGGTCTCGCTGGGCGATACCATCGGCACCGGCACCGCAGGTGATACCCGACGCCTGTTCGACACAGTGTCGGCACAAGTACCGCGCGAGCGGCTGGCCGGGCACTTCCACGACACCTACGGCCAGGCCTTGGCCAATGTGTATGCCAGCCTGCTCGAAGGCATCAGCGTGTTCGACAGCTCGGTCGCCGGGCTGGGCGGTTGCCCTTACGCCAAGGGCGCGACTGGCAATGTCGCCAGCGAAGATGTGGTGTACCTGCTACAGGGGCTGGGCATCGAAACCGGCATCGACCTGCAGCGGCTGATCGCTGCCGGCCAGCGCATCAGCGCTGTGCTGGGCCGCGACAACGGGTCGCGGGTCGCACGCGCATGCAGCGCACGATAG
- a CDS encoding MgtC/SapB family protein, whose protein sequence is MDLIWQAIQAEFADITDAREVTQILVRLLMAALLGAVLGFEREHKGKSAGVRTHMLVSLGAALFVLAPSMAGAEEDALSRVIQGIVAGIGFLGAGTILKGNGQDPSHVKGLTTAAGLWMTAAIGTAAGMGREATALISTVLALLVLGTMPLLVEKLEGQDEKKQEEEEGRKH, encoded by the coding sequence ATGGACCTCATCTGGCAAGCAATCCAGGCCGAATTCGCCGATATCACCGACGCCCGGGAAGTCACGCAGATACTCGTGCGCCTGCTGATGGCCGCCTTGCTCGGTGCGGTGCTGGGCTTCGAGCGTGAACACAAGGGCAAGTCGGCTGGCGTGCGCACGCATATGCTGGTGTCGCTGGGAGCGGCACTGTTCGTGCTGGCGCCGAGCATGGCCGGTGCCGAGGAAGATGCCTTGAGCAGGGTGATCCAGGGTATCGTCGCCGGTATCGGCTTTCTCGGTGCAGGTACCATCTTGAAAGGTAACGGCCAGGACCCCAGCCATGTCAAAGGACTGACGACGGCCGCCGGGTTATGGATGACTGCCGCCATCGGCACGGCCGCCGGCATGGGCCGCGAAGCCACGGCGCTGATCAGCACGGTGCTGGCCCTGCTGGTGCTGGGCACGATGCCGTTGCTGGTAGAGAAGCTTGAAGGGCAGGATGAGAAAAAACAGGAAGAGGAAGAGGGCAGGAAGCACTGA
- a CDS encoding DUF3203 family protein, with the protein MPVEIDPTTRRCTLIGADLRIEGEGPAIEIITDEQLRMSVALLAGQRVPITEAEADALTVAGAVDSRRHLKSSAPGSVI; encoded by the coding sequence ATGCCCGTTGAAATCGACCCAACCACCCGCCGCTGCACCCTCATCGGCGCGGATCTGCGCATCGAAGGCGAAGGCCCGGCCATCGAGATCATCACCGATGAACAGCTGCGCATGTCGGTAGCCCTGCTCGCCGGCCAGCGCGTGCCGATCACCGAGGCTGAGGCCGATGCGCTGACCGTAGCCGGTGCGGTGGATAGCCGCAGGCATCTGAAGTCCAGCGCGCCAGGCTCGGTAATCTAG
- the ccoG gene encoding cytochrome c oxidase accessory protein CcoG: MTDRILCTEIATAPASAQPRHTDTGIHTRSFSGRYRNLRIGFAGALFLLFFGTAWLDWDGRQAVLWDLGNSKFHIFAATFWPQDFILLSALLIICAFGLFAITVYAGRVWCGYSCPQSTWTWLFMWCEKVTEGDRNQRIKLAAAPWSLNKLGRRALKHSLWLAIGLLTGLTFVGYFTPIRPLAAELFTLQLGGVALFWVLFFTAATYLNAGLLREAVCLHMCPYARFQSVMFDKDTLAVAYDPRRGEARGARKKGSDARAQGLGDCIDCTLCVQVCPTGIDIRDGLQMACIGCAACIDACDAVMDKMGYARGLIGYKSEHSLQGGTTHWWRPRLLGYAAALGVMIAALVLALHLRPMVSLDVIKDRSLFRENALGQIENIYLLKVINKTARPQHYALRLLDADGLRLQGKTAFTLAAGEMSELPVSVALLTERPASSSQTLSFEISERDDPAIRSVAHSRFVAPLNR; the protein is encoded by the coding sequence ATGACCGATAGAATCCTTTGCACAGAGATCGCCACTGCCCCAGCCAGCGCCCAGCCACGACATACCGACACCGGCATCCATACCCGCAGCTTCTCCGGGCGGTACCGCAACCTGCGCATCGGCTTCGCCGGCGCCCTGTTCCTGCTGTTCTTCGGCACTGCCTGGCTGGACTGGGACGGTCGCCAGGCCGTGCTCTGGGACCTGGGCAACAGCAAGTTCCACATCTTTGCCGCCACCTTCTGGCCGCAGGACTTCATCCTGTTGTCGGCGCTGCTGATCATCTGTGCCTTCGGCCTGTTCGCCATCACGGTGTACGCTGGCCGCGTGTGGTGCGGCTACAGCTGCCCGCAAAGCACCTGGACCTGGTTGTTCATGTGGTGCGAAAAGGTCACCGAGGGTGACCGCAACCAGCGCATCAAGCTGGCCGCCGCCCCCTGGAGCCTGAACAAACTGGGCCGCCGCGCGCTGAAGCACAGCCTGTGGTTGGCCATCGGCCTGCTCACCGGCCTGACCTTCGTCGGCTATTTCACCCCGATCCGCCCACTGGCCGCAGAGCTGTTCACCTTGCAACTGGGCGGTGTGGCGCTGTTCTGGGTACTGTTCTTCACCGCCGCCACCTACCTCAACGCCGGCCTGCTGCGCGAAGCGGTGTGCCTGCACATGTGCCCCTATGCCCGCTTCCAGAGCGTGATGTTCGACAAGGACACCCTGGCGGTCGCCTATGACCCGCGGCGTGGCGAGGCCCGTGGCGCGCGCAAGAAAGGCAGCGATGCCCGCGCGCAGGGCCTGGGTGATTGCATCGATTGCACCTTGTGCGTGCAGGTATGCCCCACCGGCATTGATATCCGTGACGGTTTGCAGATGGCTTGCATCGGTTGTGCCGCCTGCATCGACGCCTGTGACGCAGTCATGGACAAGATGGGCTACGCCCGTGGCCTGATCGGCTACAAGTCCGAACACAGCCTGCAAGGTGGCACCACCCATTGGTGGCGCCCGCGCCTGCTGGGCTATGCCGCCGCCCTGGGGGTGATGATTGCGGCACTGGTGCTGGCCTTGCACCTGCGGCCAATGGTATCGCTGGACGTGATCAAGGACCGCAGCCTGTTCCGCGAGAATGCCCTCGGCCAGATCGAGAACATCTATCTGCTCAAGGTCATCAACAAGACCGCCCGCCCGCAGCACTACGCGTTGCGCCTGCTGGACGCCGATGGCTTGCGCTTGCAGGGCAAGACCGCATTCACCCTCGCGGCCGGCGAAATGAGCGAACTGCCAGTATCGGTGGCGCTGTTGACCGAGCGCCCGGCCAGCAGCTCGCAGACGCTGAGCTTCGAAATCAGCGAGCGCGACGATCCGGCCATCCGCAGTGTGGCCCACAGCCGCTTCGTCGCACCGCTGAACCGTTGA
- the mapR gene encoding GntR family transcriptional regulator MpaR (MapR regulates genes involved in Pseudomonas quinolone signal (PQS) production and anthranilate metabolism), with protein sequence MKRYERFADDIAELIRSGVLGPGQRVPSVRYASQTHGVSPSTVFQAYYLLERRGLIRARPRSGYFVNAYAPRQFSEPQGLQPVSESTTVDVSALVFSILDSIKDPNTVPFGSAFPSPELFPLQRLSRSLASAGRSMDPRMVVTDLSPGNPQLRRQIALRYMVGGLMLPMEELLITNGALEALNLCLQAVTQPGDLVAIEAPAFYACLQVLERLKLKAVEIPVHPREGIDLGVLAQTLEKHPVKAVWCMTNFQNPVGASMPEAKKQALVALLTRHQVPLIEDDVYAELYYAQQAPKPAKAFDTQGLVMHCGSFAKSLAPGYRIGWVAAGRFAQKIERLKLMTSLCASMPAQAAIADYLQHGGYDRHLRKLRYALEGQQANMLAAIARHFPAQTRVSQPSGGYFLWLELPERMDALKLFHMALAQGISIAPGPIFSPTRRFGNCIRLNYGSPWHDDAERAMETLGRIIRSF encoded by the coding sequence ATGAAACGCTACGAACGCTTTGCCGATGACATTGCCGAACTGATTCGCTCCGGGGTGCTGGGCCCCGGCCAGCGCGTGCCCTCGGTGCGCTATGCCAGCCAGACCCACGGGGTCAGCCCGTCCACCGTGTTCCAGGCCTACTACCTGCTGGAGCGGCGCGGCCTGATCCGCGCGCGGCCGCGTTCAGGTTACTTCGTCAACGCCTACGCCCCACGCCAGTTCAGCGAGCCGCAGGGCTTGCAGCCGGTCAGCGAGTCCACCACCGTCGACGTCAGCGCGCTGGTGTTCTCGATCCTCGACTCGATCAAGGACCCCAACACCGTGCCGTTCGGTTCGGCCTTCCCCAGCCCAGAGCTGTTCCCGCTGCAGCGTCTGTCGCGTTCGCTGGCCAGCGCCGGCCGCAGCATGGACCCGCGCATGGTGGTCACCGACCTGTCGCCGGGCAACCCGCAGTTGCGCCGGCAGATTGCCTTGCGCTACATGGTCGGCGGGCTGATGTTGCCGATGGAGGAACTGCTGATCACCAACGGCGCGCTGGAAGCATTGAACCTGTGCCTGCAAGCGGTCACCCAGCCTGGCGACCTGGTGGCCATCGAGGCACCGGCGTTCTACGCCTGCCTGCAGGTGCTGGAGCGGCTCAAGCTCAAGGCGGTAGAAATACCCGTGCATCCGCGCGAAGGCATCGACCTTGGCGTGCTTGCGCAAACCCTGGAAAAACACCCGGTCAAAGCCGTATGGTGCATGACCAATTTCCAGAACCCAGTGGGCGCCAGCATGCCGGAAGCGAAAAAGCAGGCGCTGGTGGCGCTGCTGACCCGGCATCAGGTGCCCTTGATCGAAGACGATGTGTATGCCGAGCTGTACTACGCCCAGCAGGCCCCCAAACCGGCCAAGGCTTTCGATACCCAGGGCCTGGTGATGCATTGTGGTTCGTTCGCCAAGAGCCTGGCACCGGGCTACCGTATCGGTTGGGTCGCCGCCGGGCGCTTCGCGCAAAAAATCGAGCGCCTGAAACTGATGACCTCGCTGTGTGCATCGATGCCGGCCCAGGCAGCCATTGCCGACTACCTGCAGCACGGCGGCTACGACCGCCACCTGCGCAAGCTGCGCTACGCCCTGGAAGGCCAGCAGGCCAACATGCTGGCGGCCATCGCGCGGCATTTCCCGGCGCAGACGCGGGTCAGCCAGCCCTCCGGCGGTTACTTCCTGTGGCTGGAGCTGCCCGAACGGATGGATGCGCTGAAGCTGTTTCACATGGCCCTGGCCCAAGGCATCAGCATCGCTCCAGGGCCGATCTTCTCGCCCACCCGGCGTTTCGGCAACTGCATCCGCCTGAACTACGGCAGCCCCTGGCATGACGACGCCGAGCGGGCCATGGAGACCCTGGGGCGGATCATTCGCTCGTTCTGA